The nucleotide window TACCAAATAACACCTTGCTAATTTGATTTTCGAGATAGTAATGGGAATCAATTGGAATGTTATTCTCTAGCACGAAGATAGGATCCTCCGACCTTTCATAAGCCTGTTTCATTATGAACCAGTGGATTTGAAAGCATTACCAACGAACACAGAAAAAAAACAACTCACAAAGAACAAGCATCACATAACCAACTACCTTGGCACCTTTTGCAACTTTAATAATAACATACGGAACACGATCCCCAACATTTGGAGCAGTGGCAGCATCCCGCTTTTCATGACAACCACACAAGCAGAAAATAAGAGCatgcaataaaagaaaataaaaatgcatcttgCTGTAAGAACAAAGATAGgaatgacatccaatttgtttaaatAAATACTGATTCGAAATCATGAGAAC belongs to Magnolia sinica isolate HGM2019 chromosome 8, MsV1, whole genome shotgun sequence and includes:
- the LOC131253841 gene encoding DNA polymerase delta catalytic subunit-like, which produces MHFYFLLLHALIFCLCGCHEKRDAATAPNVGDRVPYVIIKVAKGAKAYERSEDPIFVLENNIPIDSHYYLENQISKPLLRIFDPILKNAEKELLHGSHTRSVSISTPSNSGIMKFAKKQLCCIGCKALIR